In the genome of Raphanus sativus cultivar WK10039 chromosome 4, ASM80110v3, whole genome shotgun sequence, one region contains:
- the LOC108850791 gene encoding uncharacterized protein LOC108850791, with protein sequence MGGNYNYTNFRDWMYKRIDEETGNFSEEFISGVEQFMTFANSQPLTQSNNGKFFCPCSVCKNEKFLPGQKNWKHIYSKGFMLDYYVWYKHGEELDMALGTSYADSTHLSGSEDHIGNAVEDRYVEMVNDAFRENVNFDNYQHGDSCQNPVDPECNHSKKFYDLLEGAKNPLYDGCREGHSQLSLASRIMQNKADYNLSEKCVDSVCDMLIDYLPAGNQSTGSHYETEKLMRNLGLPYHTIDVCVNNCMIFWKEDEKWDKCQFCDAPRWKPRNERRRTKVPYSRMWYLPIADRLKRLYQSKKTAAAMRWHAEHQAKEGEMSHPSDAAEWKYFQDQHPGFAEEPRNVYLGLCTDGFNPFGMSSNHSLWPVILTPYNLPPGMCMNPEYLFLTILNSGPNHPRASLDIFLKPLIAELKELWSTGVGAYDVSLNQNFNLKAVLLWTISDFPAYGMLSGWTTHGRLSCPICMEDTKAFYLPNGRKTCWFDCHRRFLPRGHPLRKNKKDFLKGKHAMNEFPPESLSGEQVYSERLKGVNPPKTSECGGNGHDKKKPGYGKTHNWHKESIFWELPYWRDLNLRHNLDVMHIEKNFFDNIMNTLMSVKGKSKDTIKSRLDIKLFCDRQHLHVDSDGQAPFPPYTLDENARKSLLECVKVGVKFPDGYASDLANCVDMEKRKFSGMKSHDCHVFMERLLPFICAELLDENVHLALSGTN encoded by the coding sequence ATGGGAGGTAATTACAACTACACTAACTTTCGAGATTGGATGTACAAGAGGATCGATGAAGAAACGGGGAACTTCTCGGAAGAGTTCATATCGGGAGTAGAGCAATTCATGACATTTGCAAACAGTCAGCCTCTAACACAAAGTAATAATGGTAAATTCTTTTGTCCTTGCAGTGTTTGCAAAAATGAGAAATTTCTTCCGGGGCAAAAAAAttggaaacatatatatagtaaagGGTTTATGCTCGACTATTATGTGTGGTACAAGCATGGAGAAGAACTCGATATGGCTCTAGGAACAAGTTATGCTGATTCGACGCATTTAAGTGGTAGTGAAGATCACATTGGTAATGCAGTAGAAGATAGATATGTGGAAATGGTGAATGATGCATTTCGTGAAAATGTgaattttgataactatcaaCATGGTGATAGTTGTCAAAATCCAGTTGATCCGGAATGCAATCACTCGAAGAAATTCTACGACTTGTTAGAAGGAGCGAAAAATCCTTTGTATGATGGTTGCCGAGAAGGTCACTCGCAATTATCATTGGCTTCTAGGATCATGCAAAATAAGGCGGATTATAATTTGAGTGAAAAGTGCGTAGATTCGGTATGTGACATGTTGATAGACTATTTACCAGCTGGAAACCAATCAACCGGTTCACATTACGAGACAGAAAAGTTGATGCGCAATTTAGGTCTCCCGTACCATACAATTGATGTGTGTGTTAACAATTGTATGATCTTCTGGAAAGAGGATGAAAAGTGGGATAAGTGTCAGTTTTGTGATGCACCAAGATGGAAGCCTAGAAACGAACGACGTAGAACCAAAGTGCCATATAGTCGTATGTGGTATCTACCTATTGCTGACAGATTGAAGAGACTTTATCAGAGCAAGAAGACAGCAGCagcaatgagatggcatgcagagcaCCAAGCAAAGGAGGGTGAAATGTCTCATCCGTCAGATGCAGCAGAGTGGAAATACTTTCAAGATCAACATCCCGGGTTTGCAGAGGAACCCCGTAATGTTTATCTCGGCTTATGTACGGATGGATTCAATCCATTTGGGATGTCTAGTAATCATTCGTTGTGGCCAGTGATCTTGACTCCATATAATCTACCTCCTGGTATGTGCATGAATCCAGAGTATTTGTTTCTCACAATTTTGAATTCTGGGCCAAATCACCCACGAGCTAGTCTAGATATCTTCCTCAAACCTCTAATTGCGGAGTTAAAAGAGCTGTGGTCTACTGGAGTTGGAGCATACGATGTCTCTttgaatcaaaattttaatcttaaagcTGTTCTTCTTTGGACGATAAGCGACTTTCCAGCATATGGGATGCTTTCAGGATGGACGACTCATGGTAGGTTGTCTTGTCCAATTTGTATGGAAGATACAAAGGCTTTTTATCTGCCGAATGGAAGGAAGAcatgttggtttgattgtcatcgaAGATTTCTTCCTCGTGGCCATCCACTGAGGAAGAACAAAAAGGACTTCTTGAAGGGAAAACATGCTATGAATGAATTTCCACCTGAATCTTTGAGTGGTGAGCAAGTTTATTCTGAGCGGTTAAAAGGTGTCAATCCACCAAAAACGTCTGAGTGTGGTGGAAATGGTCACGATAAGAAGAAACCTGGATATGGAAAGACCCATAACTGGCATAAGGAAAGCATATTCTGGGAGCTGCCGTACTGGAGGGATCTTAATCTTCGACATAATCTTGATGttatgcatattgagaagaattttttCGACAACATCATGAATACTCTTATGAGTGTGAAGGGCAAGTCGAAAGACACAATCAAATCAAGATTGGATATAAAACTTTTCTGTGATCGGCAACACTTACATGTTGATAGTGATGGTCAAGCTCCTTTTCCTCCCTACACACTGGATGAGAACGCAAGAAAAAGTTTATTGGAATGTGTGAAAGTAGGGGTAAAATTTCCAGATGGTTATGCTTCCGACTTAGCTAACTGTGTTGATATGGAGAAGCGCAAGTTTTCAGgcatgaagagtcatgactgccATGTGTTTATGGAGAGGCTACTTCCATTTATATGTGCAGAACTCCTAGACGAGAACGTCCATCTTGCTTTATCAGgtacaaattaa
- the LOC108850793 gene encoding B3 domain-containing protein REM12-like has protein sequence MQNLLGKKKTKMNNSETNCPLALVTASNVREDTQCLRQDLCPTESIHDGTQGDNNKKKRRGRSPTSPSQKQFMKLKLAHDSFRKYRQYLSVPFMRANGMTKPGLLTLVGKDGVKWKVNMYEERFGSSLCLGKGWKEFAKANGLKTGEYFTLESAWKNEIPMLSLVNTESTSDRKQRGESSKAMEKDRSTDTSSIVQNRVVTLALETKDVKACTLHLPSEFVTTIGIKKLGKITLLGKDGMKWWGYLLSRKGTVAIGIGWRNFCEANGVKLGDSFSLVFINEEEDTGPIFKFSPNSGN, from the exons ATGCAGAACTTGCTAGGGAAAAAGAAAACGAAGATGAACAATTCAGAAACAAATTGTCCTTTGGCTCTTGTCACGGCTTCGAATGTACGCGAAGATACTCAG TGTCTTCGACAAGATTTATGCCCCACAGAATCTATCCATGATGGTACACAAGGTGAtaataacaagaagaagcgtCGGGGACGTTCTCCAACTTCACCAAGCCAAAAACAGTTTATGAAGTTAAAACTCGCACATGACAGCTTCAGAAAATATAGACAG TATCTTTCAGTGCCATTTATGAGAGCAAATGGCATGACCAAACCAGGGCTGCTAACTCTGGTAGGAAAAGATGGTGTAAAGTGGAAAGTGAATATGTATGAGGAGAGATTCGGAAGCTCACTGTGTCTTGGAAAGGGGTGGAAAGAGTTTGCTAAAGCAAATGGGTTAAAGACGGGTGAATACTTCACCTTGGAGTCAGCATGGAAAAATGAAATTCCTATGCTCAGCTTGGTCAACACAGAGTCTACCAGTGACAGAAAGCAGAGAGGAGAGTCTTCAAAAGCCATGGAGAAAGATAGAAGTACTGATACATCTTCAATCGTCCAAAACCGAGTAGTGACATTGGCCCTTGAAACTAAAGATGTCAAAGCATGTACATTG CATCTTCCAAGTGAATTCGTGACAACTATTGGCATCAAGAAGCTTGGAAAGATAACCTTGCTTGGCAAGGATGGAATGAAGTGGTGGGGATATCTTTTGTCAAGAAAGGGAACCGTGGCTATTGGAATTGGTTGGAGAAATTTCTGTGAGGCTAATGGTGTAAAGTTAGGTGATTCATTCAGCCTAGTATTCATTAATGAAGAAGAGGACACAGGTCCGATATTCAAGTTCTCTCCCAACTCCGGGaactaa